A window of the Canis lupus baileyi chromosome 1, mCanLup2.hap1, whole genome shotgun sequence genome harbors these coding sequences:
- the DMRTC2 gene encoding doublesex- and mab-3-related transcription factor C2 isoform X2 has translation MKIILEWGKQSVRIKSMDANEMPTAQHCASDSTTGGETRAPPGMELIPKRAVSRSPTCARCRNHGVTAHLKGHKRLCLFQACECHKCVLILERRRVMAAQVALRRQQEAQLKRHLAQGLIRRRTAPPKAPSHVKKGAIRPGVPSGKENIAPQPQTLHGTAPLALTPPGKDNSRGPLLLSGPPEALPLSWTPAPPGSWAPGHWLPPGLPMPPPVVCRLLCQEPAIPLHPFPGFDPGTSLLLPTHGPLPTCPGSHPILTAPISGESQGPSALPRTCSTLILQPCSTPDPLLLQPQAPGASRLAWSSAPSERQLQREAAEALVGLKDSSQAPRLTSSVPPNPAWISLLHPCGPPAPAGGRGFQPVSPSLRPSPAPSVALHIGHLGSISLLS, from the exons atgaaaatAATTCTTGAGTGGGGCAAGCAATCCGTGAGAATAAA ATCCATGGATGCCAACGAAATGCCCACTGCCCAGCACTGTGCCTCTGACTCTACCACAGGGGGTGAGACCAGAGCCCCCCCGGGCATGGAGCTTATCCCCAAGAGAGCTGTCAGCCGCTCTCCAACCTGTGCCCGCTGCCGAAACCACGGAGTCACTGCCCACCTCAAGGGCCACAAGCGCCTGTGCCTCTTTCAGGCTTGCGAGTGTCACAAATGTGTCCTCATCTT GGAGCGCCGAAGGGTCATGGCTGCCCAGGTGGCCTTGCGTCGGCAACAGGAGGCACAGCTCAAGAGACatctggctcagggcctgataaGGAGAAGGACAGCTCCTCCCAAAGCTCCTAGCCATGTTAAGAAGGGAGCCATTCGACCAGGGGTCCCCT CTGGAAAGGAGAACATAGCACCCCAGCCTCAAACACTCCATGGGACAGCCCCCCTGGCACTGACACCCCCTGGGAAG GATAACTCCCGGGGGCCTCTGCTACTCAGCGGTCCCCCAGAAGCCTTGCCTTTGTCTTGGACTCCAGCGCCTCCGGGCTCTTGGGCTCCTGGACACTGGCTGCCTCCAGGCCTTCCCATGCCACCTCCAGTGGTGTGCCGCTTGCTGTGCCAAGAACCTGCTATCCCTCTGCATCCCTTTCCTG GCTTTGACCCTGGCACTTCCCTCCTGCTGCCCACTCATGGGCCCCTCCCAACCTGCCCAGGATCTCACCCAATACTGACGGCTCCTATTTCTGGAGAATCCCAAgggccctctgccctgccccgCAC ATGTTCGACTCTGATACTCCAGCCCTGTAGCACTCCAGATCCTCTTCTGCTGCAGCCACAG gCCCCTGGAGCCTCTCGTCTGGCCTGGTCCTCTGCCCCCTCAGAACGGCAGCTGCAGCGGGAGGCAGCTGAGGCTCTTGTGGGTCTGAAAGACTCTTCCCAGGCTCCCCGCCTGACCTCTTCTGTTCCCCCCAATCCTGCGTGGATCTCCCTGCTCCACCCCTGTGGCCCACCAG CTCCTGCTGGAGGAAGAGGATTCCAGCCAGTTAGCCCTTCTCTCCgacccagcccagccccctcGGTGGCTTTGCATATTGGGCATCTGGGCTCTATCTCCCTCCTAAGCTAG
- the DMRTC2 gene encoding doublesex- and mab-3-related transcription factor C2 isoform X3 produces the protein MDANEMPTAQHCASDSTTGGETRAPPGMELIPKRAVSRSPTCARCRNHGVTAHLKGHKRLCLFQACECHKCVLILERRRVMAAQVALRRQQEAQLKRHLAQGLIRRRTAPPKAPSHVKKGAIRPGVPSGKENIAPQPQTLHGTAPLALTPPGKDNSRGPLLLSGPPEALPLSWTPAPPGSWAPGHWLPPGLPMPPPVVCRLLCQEPAIPLHPFPGFDPGTSLLLPTHGPLPTCPGSHPILTAPISGESQGPSALPRTCSTLILQPCSTPDPLLLQPQAPGASRLAWSSAPSERQLQREAAEALVGLKDSSQAPRLTSSVPPNPAWISLLHPCGPPAPAGGRGFQPVSPSLRPSPAPSVALHIGHLGSISLLS, from the exons ATGGATGCCAACGAAATGCCCACTGCCCAGCACTGTGCCTCTGACTCTACCACAGGGGGTGAGACCAGAGCCCCCCCGGGCATGGAGCTTATCCCCAAGAGAGCTGTCAGCCGCTCTCCAACCTGTGCCCGCTGCCGAAACCACGGAGTCACTGCCCACCTCAAGGGCCACAAGCGCCTGTGCCTCTTTCAGGCTTGCGAGTGTCACAAATGTGTCCTCATCTT GGAGCGCCGAAGGGTCATGGCTGCCCAGGTGGCCTTGCGTCGGCAACAGGAGGCACAGCTCAAGAGACatctggctcagggcctgataaGGAGAAGGACAGCTCCTCCCAAAGCTCCTAGCCATGTTAAGAAGGGAGCCATTCGACCAGGGGTCCCCT CTGGAAAGGAGAACATAGCACCCCAGCCTCAAACACTCCATGGGACAGCCCCCCTGGCACTGACACCCCCTGGGAAG GATAACTCCCGGGGGCCTCTGCTACTCAGCGGTCCCCCAGAAGCCTTGCCTTTGTCTTGGACTCCAGCGCCTCCGGGCTCTTGGGCTCCTGGACACTGGCTGCCTCCAGGCCTTCCCATGCCACCTCCAGTGGTGTGCCGCTTGCTGTGCCAAGAACCTGCTATCCCTCTGCATCCCTTTCCTG GCTTTGACCCTGGCACTTCCCTCCTGCTGCCCACTCATGGGCCCCTCCCAACCTGCCCAGGATCTCACCCAATACTGACGGCTCCTATTTCTGGAGAATCCCAAgggccctctgccctgccccgCAC ATGTTCGACTCTGATACTCCAGCCCTGTAGCACTCCAGATCCTCTTCTGCTGCAGCCACAG gCCCCTGGAGCCTCTCGTCTGGCCTGGTCCTCTGCCCCCTCAGAACGGCAGCTGCAGCGGGAGGCAGCTGAGGCTCTTGTGGGTCTGAAAGACTCTTCCCAGGCTCCCCGCCTGACCTCTTCTGTTCCCCCCAATCCTGCGTGGATCTCCCTGCTCCACCCCTGTGGCCCACCAG CTCCTGCTGGAGGAAGAGGATTCCAGCCAGTTAGCCCTTCTCTCCgacccagcccagccccctcGGTGGCTTTGCATATTGGGCATCTGGGCTCTATCTCCCTCCTAAGCTAG
- the DMRTC2 gene encoding doublesex- and mab-3-related transcription factor C2 isoform X1: MIRCWEWAKAAPPSPKRRARRPPRAGSMDANEMPTAQHCASDSTTGGETRAPPGMELIPKRAVSRSPTCARCRNHGVTAHLKGHKRLCLFQACECHKCVLILERRRVMAAQVALRRQQEAQLKRHLAQGLIRRRTAPPKAPSHVKKGAIRPGVPSGKENIAPQPQTLHGTAPLALTPPGKDNSRGPLLLSGPPEALPLSWTPAPPGSWAPGHWLPPGLPMPPPVVCRLLCQEPAIPLHPFPGFDPGTSLLLPTHGPLPTCPGSHPILTAPISGESQGPSALPRTCSTLILQPCSTPDPLLLQPQAPGASRLAWSSAPSERQLQREAAEALVGLKDSSQAPRLTSSVPPNPAWISLLHPCGPPAPAGGRGFQPVSPSLRPSPAPSVALHIGHLGSISLLS; this comes from the exons ATGATTCGTTGCTGGGAATGGGCAAAGGCCGCTCCCCCCTCGCCGAAGCGCAGGGCGCGGCGGCCACCGCGGGCGGG ATCCATGGATGCCAACGAAATGCCCACTGCCCAGCACTGTGCCTCTGACTCTACCACAGGGGGTGAGACCAGAGCCCCCCCGGGCATGGAGCTTATCCCCAAGAGAGCTGTCAGCCGCTCTCCAACCTGTGCCCGCTGCCGAAACCACGGAGTCACTGCCCACCTCAAGGGCCACAAGCGCCTGTGCCTCTTTCAGGCTTGCGAGTGTCACAAATGTGTCCTCATCTT GGAGCGCCGAAGGGTCATGGCTGCCCAGGTGGCCTTGCGTCGGCAACAGGAGGCACAGCTCAAGAGACatctggctcagggcctgataaGGAGAAGGACAGCTCCTCCCAAAGCTCCTAGCCATGTTAAGAAGGGAGCCATTCGACCAGGGGTCCCCT CTGGAAAGGAGAACATAGCACCCCAGCCTCAAACACTCCATGGGACAGCCCCCCTGGCACTGACACCCCCTGGGAAG GATAACTCCCGGGGGCCTCTGCTACTCAGCGGTCCCCCAGAAGCCTTGCCTTTGTCTTGGACTCCAGCGCCTCCGGGCTCTTGGGCTCCTGGACACTGGCTGCCTCCAGGCCTTCCCATGCCACCTCCAGTGGTGTGCCGCTTGCTGTGCCAAGAACCTGCTATCCCTCTGCATCCCTTTCCTG GCTTTGACCCTGGCACTTCCCTCCTGCTGCCCACTCATGGGCCCCTCCCAACCTGCCCAGGATCTCACCCAATACTGACGGCTCCTATTTCTGGAGAATCCCAAgggccctctgccctgccccgCAC ATGTTCGACTCTGATACTCCAGCCCTGTAGCACTCCAGATCCTCTTCTGCTGCAGCCACAG gCCCCTGGAGCCTCTCGTCTGGCCTGGTCCTCTGCCCCCTCAGAACGGCAGCTGCAGCGGGAGGCAGCTGAGGCTCTTGTGGGTCTGAAAGACTCTTCCCAGGCTCCCCGCCTGACCTCTTCTGTTCCCCCCAATCCTGCGTGGATCTCCCTGCTCCACCCCTGTGGCCCACCAG CTCCTGCTGGAGGAAGAGGATTCCAGCCAGTTAGCCCTTCTCTCCgacccagcccagccccctcGGTGGCTTTGCATATTGGGCATCTGGGCTCTATCTCCCTCCTAAGCTAG
- the RPS19 gene encoding small ribosomal subunit protein eS19: protein MPGVTVKDVNQQEFVRALAAFLKKSGKLKVPEWVDTVKLAKHKELAPYDENWFYTRAASTARHLYLRGGAGVGSMTKIYGGRQRNGVMPSHFSRGSKSVARRVLQALEGLKMVEKDQDGGRKLTPQGQRDLDRIAGQVAAANKKH, encoded by the exons atgcCTGGAGTTACTGTAAAAGACGTGAACCAGCAGGAGTTCGTCAGAGCTCTGGCAGCCTTCCTCAAAAA gtctgggaagCTGAAAGTCCCTGAATGGGTGGACACTGTCAAGCTGGCCAAGCATAAAGAGCTTGCTCCCTACGATGAGAACTGGTTCTACACGCGAGCTG CTTCCACAGCACGGCACCTGTACCTCCGGGGCGGCGCTGGGGTCGGCTCCATGACTAAGATCTACGGGGGACGTCAGAGAAACGGGGTCATGCCCAGCCACTTCAGCAGAGGCTCCAAGAGCGTGGCCCGCAGGGTCCTCCAAGCCCTAGAGGGGCTGAAAATGGTGGAAAAGGACCAAGATGG GGGCCGCAAACTGACACCTCAGGGACAGCGGGATCTGGACAGAATCGCCGGACAG GTGGCAGCTGCCAACAAGAAGCATTAG